GTCCAGTGTTCGGTGGTAAATTGCCGAATTTCACTCACATTCACGCGTGGGATTGGCGAATCCATCACCAATCCCGTTACTCGAATGGGCGCCGCATCGCCTACCATCATCCGCACGCTGCTGACGATGTGATAGCCGCCGGTTTGAAATAGGGCAAAGACCCGAAGTACGTCTCCAATGGCTCCGGCGTTGATGGCTTGTCGTTTGATCAGGTGAAGGGGATCCCGGCAATATTGCTCTGCTATTTCGAGTTTTACGCCGTTGCGTGCCACCGCGTTGATCAATACATCTGCGGTTTGCAGGGTGGGGGAAATGGGGGTTTCTACGATCAGGTTTACGCCGTGTTCAGCCAGATATGCACCGATGGCGTGGTGTGAGTCGGCCGGTGTGCTTATTGCCGCGATGTCCAATTTTTCATGTGCGACCAGGTCCTGTACCCGCGAATAAGCGGGTACGCCGTGTTCGGCGCCTATTTTTCGCGCTTTTTCTCCATCTACATCGCATATCGCGGTGAGTTCGAATACATCCGACATCAATAAAATCGCAGGGAGTCGCGCCCCCAGCCCACGGCCACCGCATCCCACGAGGGCGATTCTCAATTTTTCTTTTGCGGCCATGGCGGTCCTTTCTCATCGGATTGAAGGGTTTGTGTGTAAATGGACCTACGGCGGTCGCCGCGGCGGTATTGGTTGGATAATTTTTCTCTGTTCGGGGGTCAATCGCGCCAGTAATCCGTCCGATGGGACGTAGTGAAACCGCGTGCGGAGGAACCGTGGGGAATACCGATAGACCACGGTGCGGCGATACCCTTTGTTCGTGCGTTCGGCTGATCCATGTGCGACCGAATCTGTGAAAAATAACGCGTCGCCCGCTTTCATGTACATTTCTTTCATACCTGCGGCAGTTCCAGCGGGTTCTGTGCCAGAACTCACCACGCCCTTGTCATCTACAAGCAATTTGGGATGTATTTCTGTGCTTTTATGGCTGCCGGGTACGAGGACTGTTGGTCCATCTCCCGGTTCTATATCCGTCAATGCAATCAGTACGTTGATCTGACCCACCATCCACGCGCCTGTGTTGTGTTGCCGAAAGGTGAAATAGCACCGGGGCGCGTGACCGCCACTGTGGATATAGATAAATCCGCCGGGTCCGCGTATGGTTAAAAAATTCTCGTGGATCGAGATGCCGTTTACTTCGTCGTTGATGTAGCGTTTGGCCAGGTCAATCCACGATGGATGATCGATTAATCGCTCGAATACCGCGCCAGCTTCGATGATGTTCTGAAAGTTCAATCCGTCTTTTTCGCGGTAGGTATGCGTTTCCACATGGCCGATCCACGCACCCGAATCGTCATTCGCACCCCGACGCCTTTTGCCATGCACGTATTCCCAATGGTCATCTACCCATTGGTTCATTTCGCACACATCCTTTTCCGACACCGCGTTTTTTAGATGCAGATAACCCTGTAAGTCGAATAAATAATCCTGTAATTGCTGGTCAGAATTATCCATAAGCACCTTTCTCATGCCGTCCCAATAACCGCTGCATTCGCGGGTCGGTTCCTGTCCAGACGTATTCGGGCATGCGATAGTCGATGAATGGATATAATCGCTGTGCGATGATGCGCTGGCTGTACACGACGGAGCCTACATAGCGCACCTGATCGGATTTGTTTTGCGATCCCCGATGCCACACTTGATTGTGGAACATGCACAGATCACCCGGGTCGGCAATCAGGGATACGGGACCCTGGTCGTCAAACTCGGGGGCTTCCGTTTTGTCCGGTCGCCTGCCCGCGTAATGGCTGCCGGGGACTACTTCTGTGACGCCGTATTCGATGGCGTCGGCCCGGCTCAGAGGGAATAATACGTTTAACACAAAACAGGGCAATGGGATTTTTTTGTTGTGCCGGGGGATATTGTCTGGTAATGGGAAAATTATGCGGTCATCCAGAT
This is a stretch of genomic DNA from Gemmatimonadota bacterium. It encodes these proteins:
- a CDS encoding phytanoyl-CoA dioxygenase family protein; the encoded protein is MRKVLMDNSDQQLQDYLFDLQGYLHLKNAVSEKDVCEMNQWVDDHWEYVHGKRRRGANDDSGAWIGHVETHTYREKDGLNFQNIIEAGAVFERLIDHPSWIDLAKRYINDEVNGISIHENFLTIRGPGGFIYIHSGGHAPRCYFTFRQHNTGAWMVGQINVLIALTDIEPGDGPTVLVPGSHKSTEIHPKLLVDDKGVVSSGTEPAGTAAGMKEMYMKAGDALFFTDSVAHGSAERTNKGYRRTVVYRYSPRFLRTRFHYVPSDGLLARLTPEQRKIIQPIPPRRPP
- a CDS encoding Gfo/Idh/MocA family oxidoreductase translates to MAAKEKLRIALVGCGGRGLGARLPAILLMSDVFELTAICDVDGEKARKIGAEHGVPAYSRVQDLVAHEKLDIAAISTPADSHHAIGAYLAEHGVNLIVETPISPTLQTADVLINAVARNGVKLEIAEQYCRDPLHLIKRQAINAGAIGDVLRVFALFQTGGYHIVSSVRMMVGDAAPIRVTGLVMDSPIPRVNVSEIRQFTTEHWTMDLVEFENGALAIMSYSSMYHGRALGRKSQTLFQVDGTTGTIVENEIHITTQTQRLSGGRATAYPIHTETREKDGVQVLERMVIETDPPLEWKNPWPQYKTSPGRLAIVEEMDSIARAVREDLPTRYDAQRARRDIEVQVAVEESGRIGRKPVNLPLKEPTIHEIEHLEKFKRNYGCDPFDVEACVDVFFPKR
- a CDS encoding phytanoyl-CoA dioxygenase family protein, whose protein sequence is MYTTNSIIDKNAKPYDADKTRDLVVQFQRDGYLFLKGVLNEKEVLALREVMERKYQDPKMHEAEGDHIRGISMMRMYEYDINFRDLIAREPFVSLSEAILGDDCHMMSQNALRYEPGQGGGWHLDDRIIFPLPDNIPRHNKKIPLPCFVLNVLFPLSRADAIEYGVTEVVPGSHYAGRRPDKTEAPEFDDQGPVSLIADPGDLCMFHNQVWHRGSQNKSDQVRYVGSVVYSQRIIAQRLYPFIDYRMPEYVWTGTDPRMQRLLGRHEKGAYG